A window of Prolixibacter sp. SD074 contains these coding sequences:
- a CDS encoding polysaccharide biosynthesis protein — MQTNFNLNQFIQTYVTQRDESLLKSDFQKYQSELNNRINNKKVLVIGGAGTIGSSYIKAILKFKITKLVVVDINENGLTELVRDLRSSTGYNIPDNFITYPVNFGDRVFEKLFRFHGPFDIVANFAAHKHVRSEKDIFSIEAMVENNVLRARKLLDLLLEFPPEHFFCVSTDKAANPVNIMGASKKLMEELIMAYSDRLPIKTARFANVAFSNGSLPLGFLDRLNKQQPWACPLGIRRFFVSPQESGELCLMASIMGESGDIFYPKLDEEKDMIPFDQIAIDLLNNLGLKPDICKTEEEARRKALMLDENSTTYPIYFFGSDTSGEKTFEEFYTEKEELDTESFINLGVIKNSVKRDIKEIDSIFDKLNDLFENKEVTKSKIVDILKSYLPNFAHIETGKGLDSKM, encoded by the coding sequence ATGCAAACAAATTTCAACCTCAATCAATTCATCCAAACATATGTTACGCAACGAGATGAAAGCTTATTGAAATCCGACTTTCAAAAATATCAATCAGAGCTCAACAATCGGATCAATAATAAAAAAGTATTAGTCATTGGTGGTGCCGGCACCATCGGCTCATCATACATCAAAGCCATTCTGAAATTCAAGATCACCAAACTGGTGGTTGTTGATATCAACGAAAACGGATTAACTGAATTGGTGCGTGACCTTAGAAGTTCAACAGGATACAATATTCCGGATAACTTCATCACCTATCCTGTCAATTTTGGTGACCGCGTTTTTGAAAAACTATTTCGCTTTCATGGGCCATTCGATATTGTCGCAAATTTCGCTGCTCACAAGCATGTTCGCAGTGAAAAAGACATCTTCTCTATTGAAGCAATGGTGGAGAATAATGTCCTGCGTGCCCGTAAATTATTGGATCTATTACTGGAATTTCCACCGGAGCATTTCTTCTGTGTTTCCACTGATAAAGCAGCGAATCCCGTAAATATAATGGGGGCCAGTAAAAAATTGATGGAAGAATTGATAATGGCATATTCTGACAGATTACCGATAAAAACTGCAAGGTTTGCCAATGTTGCTTTTTCAAATGGTAGTTTGCCTTTAGGATTCTTAGATAGGCTTAACAAACAACAACCCTGGGCTTGTCCGCTTGGAATCCGTCGCTTTTTTGTATCACCGCAGGAATCCGGAGAATTATGTCTCATGGCTTCTATCATGGGTGAATCCGGTGATATATTCTATCCGAAGTTGGATGAAGAAAAAGACATGATCCCTTTCGACCAAATTGCAATTGACCTTTTGAATAACCTGGGTTTAAAACCTGATATTTGTAAAACAGAAGAAGAAGCACGACGAAAAGCATTAATGCTTGATGAAAACTCAACAACCTATCCCATTTACTTTTTTGGGTCTGATACTTCTGGTGAAAAAACATTTGAGGAATTCTATACCGAAAAAGAAGAATTGGACACAGAATCCTTCATCAATCTCGGAGTGATCAAAAATTCAGTAAAAAGAGATATTAAAGAGATCGATTCCATTTTTGATAAGCTCAACGACTTATTCGAAAATAAAGAAGTGACAAAAAGCAAAATAGTAGATATTCTCAAATCATATCTGCCCAACTTTGCTCATATCGAAACAGGAAAAGGTCTCGATTCAAAAATGTAA
- the gmd gene encoding GDP-mannose 4,6-dehydratase → MSQKVALITGITGQDGAYLSEYLLKKGYIVHGLKRRSSLFNTDRIDHLYQDPHVEHRNFILHYGDLTDSMNLTRIIQEVQPDEIYNLAAMSHVAVSFETPEYVGNADGLGTLRILEAVRLLGLTEKTRIYQASTSELYGMVQEVPQSEKTPFYPRSPYAVAKLYAYWITVNYREAYKMHASNGILFNHESPIRGETFVTRKVTRALSRIALGMQDKVFMGNLSSKRDWGHAKDYVRAMYLILQQDKPDDYVIATGITTTIRDFIKKAATEAGMEITFQGEGVDEKGYLTAVDEKVFVEKVGEQYLEGIKARISPSHAPTPDNHRDPSSPLVAVDPAYFRPTEVDLLIGDPTKSNTVLGWTPKYDLDGLIKDMMQSDIKLMQKDAWLKEGGYRVMNYFE, encoded by the coding sequence ATGTCACAAAAAGTAGCTTTAATTACCGGTATCACCGGCCAGGACGGCGCCTACCTCAGTGAGTACCTGCTGAAAAAAGGATACATCGTACATGGCCTCAAGCGCCGTTCCTCATTGTTCAATACCGACCGCATCGATCACCTGTACCAGGACCCGCACGTGGAGCACCGCAACTTCATCCTCCACTACGGCGACCTCACCGACTCGATGAACCTCACCCGCATCATCCAGGAAGTACAACCCGACGAGATATATAACCTGGCAGCCATGAGCCACGTAGCCGTGAGTTTCGAAACACCCGAATATGTGGGCAATGCCGACGGACTGGGAACCCTGCGTATCCTCGAAGCGGTTCGTCTCTTAGGGCTCACCGAAAAAACCCGCATCTACCAGGCATCCACTTCAGAGCTGTACGGCATGGTACAGGAAGTGCCGCAAAGCGAGAAAACACCATTCTACCCACGCTCTCCCTATGCCGTAGCCAAACTGTACGCCTACTGGATTACGGTCAACTACCGTGAAGCCTACAAGATGCACGCCAGTAACGGAATCCTGTTCAATCACGAATCACCCATTCGCGGCGAAACCTTCGTCACCCGGAAAGTAACCCGTGCATTGAGCCGTATCGCGCTGGGCATGCAGGACAAGGTCTTCATGGGAAACCTCTCCAGCAAACGCGACTGGGGCCATGCCAAGGATTATGTCCGTGCCATGTACCTCATCCTGCAACAGGATAAACCGGACGATTACGTGATTGCCACCGGTATCACCACTACCATCCGCGATTTCATCAAAAAAGCAGCAACCGAAGCGGGAATGGAAATCACCTTCCAGGGCGAAGGCGTCGATGAAAAAGGTTATTTGACAGCTGTAGACGAGAAAGTTTTCGTTGAGAAAGTCGGAGAGCAATACCTCGAAGGCATCAAAGCACGCATCTCACCTTCTCACGCTCCCACTCCCGACAACCACCGGGACCCATCTTCCCCACTCGTGGCGGTTGACCCGGCTTATTTCCGTCCAACGGAAGTGGACCTACTCATTGGCGACCCGACCAAATCAAATACCGTATTAGGTTGGACGCCCAAATACGACCTCGACGGCCTCATCAAAGACATGATGCAATCCGACATCAAGCTCATGCAAAAAGATGCCTGGCTGAAAGAAGGAGGATACCGAGTGATGAATTACTTTGAGTAG
- a CDS encoding sugar transferase produces MYRHFFKRLIDIILSLTAIIILLPIWIPICVILLLTGEHEVFYFQERIGFKNKPFYIWKHATMLKNSENMKGGFHTTRNDPRVLPFGAFLRKTKINELPQLINIFKGDMSIIGPRPLVDKTFTPYPQHVQDNIYNVKPGLTGIGSIIFRDEERLLSETKMEPKEFYAKHISPYKGELELWYQKNLSFITDVKLVFCTAWVIIFTKSELPFKIFKGLPERPEELK; encoded by the coding sequence ATGTATCGGCATTTTTTCAAACGACTAATCGACATTATTTTGTCGCTTACAGCAATCATAATCCTTTTACCCATTTGGATTCCAATTTGCGTTATCCTTTTATTAACAGGCGAGCATGAAGTCTTTTATTTTCAGGAACGAATTGGTTTTAAGAATAAACCGTTCTATATATGGAAACATGCTACCATGTTGAAAAATAGCGAAAATATGAAAGGCGGTTTCCATACTACACGCAACGACCCAAGAGTATTGCCATTTGGAGCATTCTTAAGAAAAACAAAAATAAATGAACTGCCCCAACTTATTAATATCTTCAAAGGAGATATGAGTATAATCGGGCCGCGTCCATTAGTTGATAAAACATTCACTCCTTATCCACAACACGTTCAGGATAATATTTACAACGTAAAACCTGGTTTAACGGGAATAGGTTCTATTATTTTTCGCGATGAAGAAAGACTTCTTTCAGAAACAAAAATGGAACCGAAAGAATTTTATGCAAAACACATTTCCCCCTACAAAGGAGAGCTGGAACTTTGGTATCAAAAAAACCTTAGTTTTATTACAGATGTAAAACTGGTATTTTGCACAGCTTGGGTAATTATTTTTACGAAAAGCGAGCTACCATTTAAGATTTTTAAAGGATTGCCGGAAAGGCCAGAAGAACTAAAATAG
- a CDS encoding glycosyltransferase family 4 protein, whose amino-acid sequence MKILYINHYAGSPNYGMAFRPYYLAKEWVKLGHEVTIVGADNSHLRNIQPNIQKDLTTEKIEDINYLWIKTPRYSSSGIRRIFNIVTFVLKLLKYRSRIYKQTNPDVVIASSTYPLDIYPAYYIARKNKAKLVFELHDMWPLSPMVIGGYSKFHPFIIAMQLAENFACKKSDLYISLLGNAKDYLVEHGLKEENFVHIPNGYDLEEYKNNSTSIPKEHEQLISRLRKEKYTIVGYAGGHAPSNALLSYVQAIKSFSTSDKVAFLLVGNGPQKEAIVELANKNEQKNVFFLPAINKTSIPNLLDKFDILYAGGVSSILHSYGTSFNKITDYMLAGKPIIFAVDEPNSLVEKVGCGFQISAENNSELTETIKLLIEMPEKEREEMGKKGHEYAINKLTYSSLANQFITALTNC is encoded by the coding sequence ATGAAAATTCTCTACATTAATCACTATGCAGGTTCGCCTAACTATGGTATGGCTTTTAGGCCTTATTACTTAGCAAAGGAATGGGTAAAATTAGGACATGAAGTTACTATCGTCGGTGCGGACAATTCACACCTGCGAAATATTCAACCAAACATCCAAAAGGATCTGACAACAGAAAAAATTGAGGATATTAATTACCTGTGGATCAAAACTCCCAGATATTCATCGTCTGGAATAAGACGAATATTTAATATTGTAACCTTCGTTTTGAAGTTATTAAAGTATCGTAGTAGAATTTATAAACAAACGAATCCGGATGTAGTTATTGCATCTTCCACCTATCCATTAGATATCTATCCTGCGTATTATATTGCAAGAAAAAATAAAGCAAAACTGGTTTTTGAATTACACGACATGTGGCCATTATCTCCTATGGTAATTGGGGGATATTCCAAATTTCATCCATTTATAATAGCGATGCAACTTGCTGAAAATTTCGCCTGTAAAAAAAGTGATTTATACATATCCTTATTAGGAAATGCAAAAGACTATTTAGTCGAACACGGATTAAAAGAAGAAAATTTCGTTCATATCCCCAACGGATATGACTTAGAAGAGTATAAAAATAATTCTACATCAATACCTAAAGAGCATGAACAACTAATTAGTAGATTGAGAAAAGAGAAGTATACCATTGTTGGTTATGCTGGTGGACACGCTCCTTCGAACGCATTGTTAAGCTATGTACAAGCCATAAAATCTTTTTCAACGTCAGATAAAGTAGCATTTCTTCTAGTTGGCAATGGTCCACAGAAGGAAGCAATAGTTGAATTAGCGAATAAAAATGAGCAAAAAAATGTGTTTTTCCTTCCTGCCATAAATAAAACTTCGATTCCTAACTTATTAGATAAGTTCGATATTTTATATGCAGGTGGCGTAAGTAGTATTCTACATAGCTACGGCACGTCCTTTAACAAAATCACAGATTACATGCTGGCAGGAAAGCCTATTATATTTGCTGTAGATGAACCAAATAGCCTGGTTGAGAAGGTCGGTTGTGGCTTTCAGATTTCTGCTGAAAATAATAGCGAACTAACAGAAACCATTAAACTACTGATAGAAATGCCCGAAAAAGAACGAGAGGAGATGGGAAAAAAGGGACATGAATACGCAATTAATAAATTGACTTATTCCTCTTTGGCAAACCAATTTATAACAGCTCTAACTAATTGTTGA
- a CDS encoding glycosyltransferase, which produces MKILFLADANSIHTKRWVTSLAEKDVEILLFSFEKNSDKEQYKHNNIQIVDNNYKNSKKGPGQTSKLRIISYLPKLKRTIKSFKPDIVHAHYASSYGLLGALTGFQPLITSVWGSDVYIFPKISILHRKLLKFNLNNAKVILSTSHSMANETKKYINKDIEITPFGVDVNRFKKLPNVERDELIIGNVKSLAPIYGIDILIRSFNQILKKNPTQNLRLQIIGEGPEKENLQTLARSLNIEEYVDFLGKIDNSELPLYYNKFALTVSPSISESFGVVAIEAMACECPVVVSDADGFSEVVKDTETGYIAPKKDIEATADAIQKLLDDSTLRARMGKKGRERVLQLYNWEENVDNMINIYKKTLLLKK; this is translated from the coding sequence ATGAAGATACTCTTCTTAGCGGATGCCAACTCAATACATACGAAGCGATGGGTAACGTCTTTAGCTGAAAAAGACGTAGAAATTTTATTGTTTTCGTTCGAAAAAAACTCTGACAAAGAACAATACAAACACAATAACATACAAATAGTCGATAATAATTATAAGAATAGCAAAAAGGGACCAGGGCAAACATCCAAGTTGAGAATTATATCATATCTACCCAAACTAAAAAGAACAATCAAGTCTTTTAAGCCAGATATAGTTCACGCGCACTATGCTTCAAGCTACGGATTACTAGGAGCTTTAACCGGATTTCAGCCGTTAATAACTTCTGTATGGGGAAGTGATGTGTATATATTTCCAAAAATCTCGATACTTCATCGCAAACTTTTAAAGTTCAACTTAAATAATGCAAAAGTAATCCTCTCAACCAGCCATTCGATGGCTAATGAAACAAAAAAATATATAAATAAAGACATTGAGATTACACCATTTGGGGTAGATGTCAATAGGTTCAAGAAATTACCTAATGTTGAAAGAGATGAGTTAATTATTGGGAATGTCAAATCATTGGCTCCCATCTATGGTATTGATATCCTTATTAGATCATTCAATCAAATTTTGAAAAAAAATCCTACTCAAAATTTAAGATTACAAATTATCGGAGAGGGTCCCGAAAAAGAAAACTTACAAACCTTAGCGCGTTCACTGAATATTGAAGAATATGTCGATTTCCTGGGAAAAATTGACAATTCAGAGCTCCCTCTCTATTATAACAAATTCGCATTAACAGTTTCTCCATCTATTTCAGAAAGTTTTGGTGTAGTAGCAATCGAGGCTATGGCATGCGAATGTCCTGTGGTAGTTTCAGATGCTGACGGGTTTTCTGAAGTTGTTAAAGATACTGAAACGGGGTATATTGCTCCAAAGAAGGATATAGAAGCTACTGCAGACGCAATACAGAAATTACTTGATGACTCAACTCTTAGAGCAAGAATGGGAAAAAAGGGAAGAGAGAGAGTGCTTCAATTATATAATTGGGAGGAGAATGTAGATAATATGATCAATATATACAAAAAAACACTTTTATTAAAAAAATGA
- a CDS encoding GIY-YIG nuclease family protein — MQYRTYQTYILTNKHHTVLYTGVTSNLKQRVEQHKRKAYPKSFTARYNVDILVWFEQFFDIGEAIAREKQLKAGSRQKKMDLINAMNPEWKDLYEKL; from the coding sequence ATGCAATACCGCACCTACCAAACCTACATCCTGACCAACAAACATCACACGGTTCTGTACACAGGAGTAACGTCCAACCTGAAGCAACGGGTAGAACAACACAAACGAAAAGCCTACCCAAAATCCTTCACTGCCCGTTACAACGTAGACATCTTGGTCTGGTTCGAACAATTCTTCGACATAGGAGAAGCCATTGCACGGGAAAAACAGCTCAAGGCTGGGAGCAGGCAAAAGAAAATGGACTTAATCAATGCAATGAATCCGGAATGGAAAGACTTATACGAGAAGCTATAA
- a CDS encoding DUF4160 domain-containing protein has translation MGKLTPGQATKLVKICNPKGLSWTGYTTSACFRQPIPQRKIHYLWIKNMPTILRTRGYRFFFYINGHHPPHIHVEKERSTAKFLLKNAELGKSKRFNASEISEIRKIILENIELFKTQWDEHFTN, from the coding sequence ATGGGAAAATTAACACCGGGCCAGGCAACCAAATTAGTCAAAATATGTAATCCAAAAGGGCTTTCATGGACGGGTTACACCACGTCAGCGTGTTTCAGGCAGCCTATCCCTCAAAGAAAAATTCATTACCTTTGGATAAAAAATATGCCAACAATTTTGCGAACAAGAGGATATCGGTTTTTCTTTTATATAAACGGCCATCACCCTCCGCATATACATGTTGAAAAAGAAAGAAGTACCGCAAAGTTCCTGTTAAAAAATGCAGAACTGGGTAAGTCAAAAAGGTTTAACGCAAGTGAAATAAGCGAAATTAGAAAGATTATTCTGGAAAATATCGAACTTTTTAAAACACAATGGGATGAGCATTTTACAAATTAG
- the rfbA gene encoding glucose-1-phosphate thymidylyltransferase RfbA has translation MKGIILAGGSGTRLYPITKGISKQLLPIFDKPMIYYPLSVLMLAGIREVLIISTPEDLPGFEKLLGSGEDLGMQFSYKEQPSPDGLAQAFTLGEEFIGNDSVCMVLGDNIFYGHGLVDLLKQARRNVEEEGKPTVFGYYVNDPERYGVATFDKEGNVTSIEEKPEKPASNYAVVGLYFYTNDVVEVAKNIQPSARGEYEITTVNQHYLDEGRLKVELMGRGYAWLDTGTHESFLDASQFIQTVETRQGLKIACIEEIAYTMGYINATQVRKLAEPLKKNGYGQYLLRLVAE, from the coding sequence ATGAAAGGTATTATCCTTGCTGGCGGCTCCGGCACACGCCTCTATCCCATCACCAAAGGGATTTCCAAGCAATTGCTACCAATCTTTGACAAGCCTATGATTTATTACCCGTTGTCGGTACTTATGCTTGCAGGCATCCGGGAAGTACTCATCATTTCCACGCCGGAAGATCTGCCCGGATTTGAAAAACTGCTGGGAAGCGGTGAAGATCTGGGTATGCAATTTAGTTACAAAGAACAGCCCAGTCCGGACGGTTTGGCCCAGGCATTCACCCTCGGGGAAGAATTCATCGGAAACGACAGCGTCTGCATGGTGTTGGGCGATAACATCTTTTACGGCCACGGCCTCGTTGATTTGCTGAAACAGGCTCGTCGTAACGTGGAAGAAGAGGGCAAACCCACCGTTTTTGGTTATTACGTGAACGACCCGGAGCGTTACGGTGTGGCCACATTCGATAAGGAGGGTAACGTCACCTCCATCGAAGAGAAACCGGAGAAACCTGCTTCCAACTATGCCGTAGTAGGGCTCTATTTCTACACCAACGATGTGGTGGAGGTTGCCAAAAACATTCAGCCCTCCGCCCGAGGAGAATACGAAATTACCACCGTCAACCAGCACTACCTGGACGAAGGCCGCCTGAAAGTAGAACTCATGGGACGTGGCTACGCCTGGCTCGATACCGGCACACACGAATCGTTCCTCGATGCCAGCCAGTTCATCCAGACCGTCGAAACCCGCCAGGGCCTCAAGATCGCCTGCATCGAAGAAATCGCCTATACAATGGGCTACATCAATGCCACCCAGGTCCGCAAACTCGCCGAACCACTGAAGAAAAACGGTTACGGACAGTACCTGTTAAGGCTGGTAGCTGAATAA
- a CDS encoding type II toxin-antitoxin system RelE/ParE family toxin, with the protein MSLLKSLASRLTNAAIKPYAAICQRLYINIQSAQKLTEIKNLKKLKGHKNFFRIRVGDYRIGIAVQDKKVILAAFDHHSDIYKYFP; encoded by the coding sequence TTGAGTTTACTAAAAAGTTTGGCAAGCAGGTTGACAAATGCCGCGATAAAACCATACGCAGCAATCTGTCAAAGACTATATATTAATATTCAGAGTGCCCAAAAACTCACCGAAATCAAAAATCTGAAAAAATTGAAAGGGCATAAAAACTTCTTTCGTATAAGAGTTGGAGATTATCGAATTGGAATTGCTGTGCAGGATAAAAAAGTGATACTGGCAGCATTCGACCATCATTCTGATATTTATAAATATTTTCCATAA
- the rfbB gene encoding dTDP-glucose 4,6-dehydratase codes for MKHILVTGGAGFIGANFIPYYLEAHPDAFIINLDKLTYAGDLNNLSELENHDRYELVKGDIGNRELVEYLFAKYDIRSVFHFAAESHVDNSITGPEVFIRTNVNGTFNLLDVAYKQWMEKPFTVKPGYEACRFHHISTDEVYGTLGAEGLFEETTPYAPNSPYSASKASSDLIVRAYFHTYGMNVTTSNCSNNYGPKQHDEKLIPTIIRKAFSEQPIPIYGDGKNIRDWLYVLDHCKGIDLVEQKGKSGETYNIGGRNERDNLFIVNHICQLLDERAPRKDGKKYADLITFVTDRAGHDRRYAIDATKLETQLGWQADENFESGIIKTVDWYLEKYNK; via the coding sequence ATGAAACACATCCTCGTTACCGGCGGTGCCGGCTTTATCGGCGCCAACTTCATCCCTTATTACCTGGAAGCCCATCCGGACGCTTTCATCATCAACCTCGACAAACTGACCTATGCAGGAGACCTGAACAACCTCTCCGAACTGGAGAACCACGATCGCTACGAACTGGTCAAAGGCGATATTGGCAACCGCGAACTGGTGGAATACCTGTTTGCCAAATACGATATCCGGAGCGTTTTCCATTTTGCCGCCGAGTCGCACGTCGACAACTCCATCACCGGACCGGAAGTCTTCATCCGCACCAATGTAAACGGAACCTTCAATCTGCTGGATGTAGCTTACAAACAGTGGATGGAAAAGCCCTTCACGGTGAAACCGGGTTACGAAGCTTGCCGTTTCCACCACATATCTACCGATGAGGTGTACGGAACGCTGGGTGCCGAGGGCCTATTCGAAGAAACCACTCCCTATGCGCCCAACAGTCCCTATTCGGCGTCCAAGGCCAGTTCCGATCTGATTGTCCGGGCTTATTTCCATACCTACGGAATGAATGTGACCACCAGCAATTGCTCCAATAACTATGGTCCCAAGCAACATGATGAGAAGCTCATTCCAACCATCATCCGGAAAGCATTTTCGGAACAGCCCATTCCCATCTACGGGGACGGTAAAAATATCCGCGACTGGTTATATGTACTTGATCATTGTAAGGGAATCGATCTGGTGGAACAGAAAGGAAAATCCGGTGAAACCTATAACATTGGTGGCCGCAACGAACGCGACAACCTGTTTATCGTGAACCATATTTGCCAGTTACTCGATGAACGGGCGCCGCGTAAAGACGGGAAAAAGTATGCTGACCTCATCACTTTCGTCACCGACCGTGCTGGCCACGACCGCCGCTATGCCATCGATGCCACCAAGCTCGAAACCCAACTCGGCTGGCAAGCCGACGAAAACTTCGAATCAGGCATCATCAAAACGGTCGATTGGTACCTGGAAAAATACAACAAGTAG
- a CDS encoding DUF2442 domain-containing protein — MSILQISKSTNAVNIWFDEIKMYLVLDDGRELSVPINWFPSLRDATPGQRNNWRFIGDGEGIHWNDLDEDILVEGLL, encoded by the coding sequence ATGAGCATTTTACAAATTAGTAAATCAACAAATGCAGTAAATATTTGGTTCGACGAAATAAAAATGTACCTCGTTTTAGATGACGGGAGGGAACTCTCAGTTCCAATAAACTGGTTCCCCTCACTCCGTGATGCAACACCTGGGCAAAGAAATAACTGGAGGTTTATTGGTGACGGTGAAGGCATTCACTGGAATGATTTGGATGAAGATATTTTAGTAGAAGGCCTTTTATAA
- a CDS encoding fibrobacter succinogenes major paralogous domain-containing protein, protein MTTSKKFLYYAFALAGATFMLFSSFEKGDDEEVTGAVDADGNVYSTVVIGDQKWFAENLKTTRYNDGTPIPNVLSDTDWASLTTGAYAWYENDEATYKNAYGALYNWYAVNTGKLCPTGWHVPTNAEWETLIDYAGGKIAAGGELKSTRTAPDAHPRWESPNIAANDEYGFSALPGGYRLYFVGTFDGTFFDVGNLGDWWSSTETDATYAWTRSMSYEFGSVARSPSNKKYGYSVRCLRDN, encoded by the coding sequence ATGACCACATCCAAGAAATTTTTGTACTATGCATTTGCCCTTGCTGGAGCAACGTTTATGCTTTTTAGCAGCTTCGAAAAAGGCGATGATGAAGAAGTTACAGGTGCTGTTGATGCTGATGGCAATGTTTATTCAACCGTAGTTATCGGTGATCAGAAATGGTTCGCCGAGAACCTAAAAACCACCAGGTACAACGACGGCACACCCATACCTAATGTTCTAAGTGACACCGATTGGGCCAGCCTTACAACAGGTGCATACGCCTGGTACGAAAATGATGAGGCTACGTACAAAAATGCGTACGGCGCATTGTACAACTGGTACGCTGTAAACACGGGTAAACTCTGTCCCACAGGCTGGCACGTACCCACAAATGCGGAGTGGGAAACACTAATAGATTATGCAGGTGGAAAAATCGCTGCCGGTGGCGAGCTTAAAAGCACCCGCACGGCACCCGATGCCCACCCCCGCTGGGAAAGCCCAAACATCGCTGCAAACGATGAGTACGGCTTCTCTGCCCTTCCGGGTGGCTACCGCCTCTACTTCGTTGGTACCTTCGACGGTACCTTCTTCGATGTGGGTAACCTCGGCGACTGGTGGAGTAGTACCGAGACCGATGCGACGTATGCTTGGACCAGGTCCATGAGTTATGAATTCGGGAGTGTGGCCCGCTCCCCCTCCAATAAGAAGTACGGGTACTCCGTCCGCTGTCTCCGGGATAATTGA
- a CDS encoding DUF6337 family protein codes for MIISQLFIFFVLAIVITRIDKILWGTYYTPVTILLWPFLFLLTASYIFLKFELSHFELNDRVIPIWTGGAISFWLAGLVLKAVFRKMRLYTQKDYAIANSIQLKTSSLKALIYVAYPLILLVGYKIKLLLSRYNLADENFQKNLGAGILGHSILILTVISITLLIFFNQNKYKLHQIIVILITLVFSILYGVKSWVIILLVSGFIGRLITNKTKPKLKHLLFLIIPLILFWLIYQISLGMNPDSNKFIIKHMSDYLIAGPIGFSEHLNQNLPIGTNPSYAFTPIINIFNFIFGKPPIDVISSYVVYIPTDFSTNVKTFFGTLYVYSGIKYVITSFTLGFIFYIYLLIFIYSIKINIAPLIVTLYSFMMGLLFMGWFDCYIIHLQFYEVPFIAIFLHFLSKLKI; via the coding sequence ATGATAATATCTCAATTATTTATATTTTTTGTTCTGGCAATCGTTATTACGAGGATTGATAAAATTTTATGGGGCACCTATTACACCCCAGTGACAATCTTACTCTGGCCATTTTTATTTTTATTAACTGCAAGCTATATTTTTCTAAAATTTGAATTATCTCATTTTGAGCTTAATGATCGTGTCATACCAATCTGGACTGGAGGTGCCATATCTTTTTGGTTGGCAGGACTGGTATTGAAAGCAGTATTCAGAAAAATGAGACTTTACACACAAAAAGACTACGCAATTGCAAATAGTATTCAGTTAAAAACATCCAGTTTAAAGGCTCTCATATATGTAGCATACCCGTTAATACTTTTAGTTGGATACAAAATTAAACTACTACTCTCTCGATATAACTTAGCTGATGAAAATTTTCAAAAAAATCTAGGTGCTGGTATTTTAGGACATTCAATCCTAATACTTACTGTAATAAGCATAACATTATTAATATTTTTCAATCAGAACAAATACAAGCTCCATCAAATCATAGTTATACTTATAACCTTAGTGTTCTCTATTCTTTATGGAGTCAAATCATGGGTTATCATACTTCTTGTATCGGGTTTCATTGGTAGATTAATAACGAATAAAACAAAACCCAAATTAAAACATTTGCTATTTTTAATCATACCATTGATTTTATTTTGGTTGATTTACCAGATATCCCTTGGGATGAATCCTGACAGCAACAAGTTCATTATAAAACACATGTCAGATTACCTGATTGCTGGACCTATTGGTTTTTCAGAACACCTCAACCAAAACCTTCCTATCGGAACAAATCCATCTTATGCTTTTACCCCAATTATTAATATTTTTAATTTTATATTTGGAAAGCCACCTATTGATGTAATTTCCAGTTATGTTGTCTATATTCCTACTGATTTTAGCACCAACGTAAAAACATTTTTTGGTACTCTTTATGTATATAGCGGTATTAAGTACGTAATAACATCATTTACTTTAGGTTTTATTTTTTATATATACCTATTAATATTTATCTATTCTATTAAAATAAATATTGCACCACTAATAGTGACTTTATATTCATTTATGATGGGACTGCTATTTATGGGATGGTTTGATTGCTACATAATTCACTTACAATTCTATGAGGTTCCATTTATTGCAATTTTTCTCCATTTCCTTTCTAAATTAAAAATCTAA